One Natrinema marinum genomic window carries:
- a CDS encoding MarR family transcriptional regulator → MRQSGTWMTIWDDRILEIIRDEDAGRVGDLTDRDGIRISQSSVSRRCKKLAEHGLLTPLGNGVYTITERGEAYLDEEYDAENEVYLNGNGSRDGPTASETSES, encoded by the coding sequence ATGAGACAATCTGGGACATGGATGACTATCTGGGACGATCGTATTCTGGAGATCATTCGAGACGAGGATGCAGGACGAGTAGGAGATCTCACCGACCGAGACGGGATTAGAATCTCTCAATCATCAGTATCCCGGAGATGCAAGAAGCTTGCAGAGCATGGTCTTCTCACTCCTCTCGGAAATGGGGTTTACACGATCACTGAACGTGGCGAAGCATATCTCGACGAGGAGTACGACGCCGAAAACGAGGTCTACCTCAATGGAAACGGCTCGAGAGACGGCCCCACTGCAAGCGAAACCTCTGAATCGTGA
- a CDS encoding helix-turn-helix transcriptional regulator, whose product MNGRSPYTCDTPGCTNWKEVFTPDGYVCEDCADELAEDYEAEPELVADGGIAWGDLTGFQRDILETIAGFESVGMDPYGLAIEEDLEEYYGEIGHSRLYQNLDSLTDAGFIDRGELDGRTNSYTLTAEAEALLEESVHRRADACGIEIAATDGGDET is encoded by the coding sequence ATGAACGGACGCAGCCCCTACACCTGCGATACGCCGGGCTGCACCAACTGGAAGGAAGTCTTCACGCCCGACGGCTACGTCTGTGAGGACTGCGCGGACGAACTCGCGGAGGACTACGAAGCCGAGCCCGAGCTAGTGGCCGACGGCGGCATCGCCTGGGGCGACCTCACCGGCTTCCAGCGAGACATCCTCGAGACGATCGCTGGGTTTGAGTCGGTCGGGATGGATCCCTACGGGCTCGCGATCGAAGAAGACCTCGAGGAGTACTACGGCGAGATCGGCCACAGCCGACTATACCAGAACCTCGACAGCCTGACCGATGCCGGATTCATCGATCGCGGCGAACTCGACGGGCGGACAAACAGCTACACGCTGACGGCCGAAGCCGAGGCGCTGCTCGAGGAGAGCGTTCATCGACGCGCGGACGCCTGTGGGATCGAGATCGCTGCGACCGACGGAGGTGACGAGACGTGA
- a CDS encoding tyrosine-type recombinase/integrase: MNDDLEPISPREAVDLYVSHRELEVSEKTLQNHKYRLDAFVEWCNEVGIDNLNDLTGRHLHQYRVWRQEDVNIVTLRGQLATLRVFLEFCASIDAVEPGMRERVKLPDVDRGDEARDEMLEADRGHKIIGYLERYKRASRDHVIMAILWHTGIRLGSLRAVDLEDYEPDEQCFWLRHRPDTGTPLKNQGPAERAMALDDYYCDVLDEYIRFHRHDVVDEHGREPLVTSDQGRLSSGQIRSEVYRLTQPCMVGECPHDRDPADCEATGYGHYYDCPSSLSPHTIRRGAITYQLREDIPEKIVSDRCDVSSEVLDRHYDRRTDREKMEQRRDFIEDL, from the coding sequence ATGAACGACGATCTCGAGCCGATCTCACCACGCGAAGCGGTCGACCTCTACGTCTCTCACCGTGAACTCGAGGTGAGCGAGAAGACGCTCCAGAATCACAAGTACCGGCTCGACGCTTTCGTCGAGTGGTGCAACGAGGTCGGGATCGACAACCTCAACGATCTCACCGGTCGGCATCTCCACCAATACCGGGTGTGGCGACAGGAGGACGTAAACATCGTCACGCTCCGCGGGCAGCTCGCGACGCTCCGCGTCTTCCTCGAGTTCTGTGCCTCGATCGACGCCGTCGAACCGGGGATGCGCGAGCGGGTGAAACTGCCGGACGTCGACCGCGGTGACGAAGCGCGCGACGAGATGCTCGAAGCCGATCGTGGCCACAAGATCATCGGCTACCTCGAGCGGTACAAGCGCGCGAGTCGCGACCACGTCATCATGGCGATCCTCTGGCACACGGGGATCCGCCTCGGGAGCCTTCGCGCGGTCGACCTCGAGGACTACGAGCCCGACGAGCAGTGCTTTTGGTTGCGGCACCGGCCCGACACGGGCACGCCGCTCAAGAATCAGGGGCCAGCCGAGCGGGCGATGGCGCTCGACGACTACTACTGCGATGTCCTCGACGAGTACATCCGTTTCCACCGCCACGATGTCGTGGACGAACACGGCCGCGAGCCGCTCGTCACGAGCGACCAGGGCCGGCTGAGTTCCGGACAGATTCGCTCGGAGGTGTACCGGCTTACGCAGCCCTGTATGGTCGGGGAGTGTCCTCACGACCGCGATCCGGCGGACTGCGAAGCCACGGGATACGGTCACTACTACGACTGCCCGAGCAGTCTCTCGCCGCACACGATTCGGCGCGGGGCGATCACGTACCAGCTCCGCGAGGACATTCCCGAGAAGATCGTCAGCGATCGGTGCGACGTGTCCTCGGAAGTCCTCGATCGCCACTACGACCGCCGTACAGACCGTGAGAAGATGGAACAGCGACGCGACTTTATCGAAGACCTATAA
- a CDS encoding class I SAM-dependent methyltransferase, whose translation MAGDQERSRDRTKSGDASVRRADVRDTYDRIATHFASTREYGWPEVESFVATHAPDRAAGVGLDLGCGNCRHAELLAARLESVVGLDVSRGLLRTGRERALERGFAVDLIQGDAAALPLSADAVDVAVYVATLHHLPTQGARRDSLDELARVLSPDGRGLVSAWSTAHDRFDETDGFDTTVEWTLPGGEPVGRFYHIYAPDEFEADLVASDLELLEWELSSGNCYATVAGAAASE comes from the coding sequence ATGGCTGGGGATCAGGAGCGGAGTCGAGACCGAACGAAAAGCGGCGATGCATCCGTTCGTCGCGCCGACGTTCGCGATACCTACGACCGGATCGCGACCCATTTCGCGTCAACGCGGGAGTACGGCTGGCCCGAGGTTGAGTCGTTCGTTGCGACGCACGCGCCCGACCGCGCTGCCGGCGTCGGACTGGACCTGGGCTGTGGCAACTGTCGCCACGCCGAACTGCTCGCCGCTCGCCTCGAGTCCGTCGTCGGACTCGACGTCAGCCGCGGCTTGCTCCGAACGGGCCGCGAACGGGCCCTCGAGCGCGGGTTTGCCGTCGATTTGATACAGGGCGACGCGGCAGCGCTGCCGTTGTCGGCCGACGCCGTCGATGTTGCGGTTTACGTCGCGACGCTGCACCACCTCCCGACGCAGGGAGCCCGTCGAGACAGTTTGGACGAACTCGCGCGGGTGCTCTCGCCCGACGGCCGGGGGCTGGTCAGCGCCTGGTCGACTGCTCACGATCGGTTCGACGAGACCGACGGGTTCGATACGACGGTCGAGTGGACTCTCCCTGGCGGCGAGCCGGTCGGGCGGTTCTATCACATCTACGCACCCGACGAGTTCGAGGCCGACCTCGTCGCCAGTGACCTCGAGCTGCTGGAGTGGGAGCTCTCGAGCGGGAACTGTTACGCGACGGTGGCGGGGGCGGCGGCGAGCGAGTGA
- a CDS encoding tyrosine-type recombinase/integrase — protein sequence MVRCFRVSSRRQYAVHRPMSEETENIVLVPEPSAKHLNPRQRVSYRDHRSKLVDWMLSEGKDPKRSIGYARSTTRQRAYRLDTLYRKTWKAENRYTENITSTHADAWMEELAETDYSQSYKHCCQKAVQTLFKWKRHEFGNSIEWEPKLSFASRSLHNPRDFLTRNERERVREAALEYRGIPDYDAITPDEREHWWRYLAQRLGKPKEDVTVDDWEATNGWKIPSLLWTTLDVGLRPIEVRRATTSWIDTTNSVVRIPKEDSAKNTDHWRCSLSDRTVIAVERWLEERNCREKYENTEQLWLTRFENPYSTGSLNRIFREICAEAGIAVEDRDLTWYSMRHSVGTYMANELTVKAAAAQLRHRSIRSTLRYDRAPIEERKAALEQME from the coding sequence GTGGTTCGTTGCTTCCGGGTTTCCTCACGTAGACAGTACGCGGTCCATCGACCTATGAGTGAAGAAACCGAGAACATCGTCCTCGTACCCGAACCGTCAGCGAAACACCTCAATCCTCGACAGCGCGTTTCCTACCGAGACCACCGGAGCAAGCTCGTCGACTGGATGCTCTCCGAGGGAAAAGATCCGAAGCGATCGATCGGCTACGCCCGTTCGACGACTCGTCAACGAGCGTACCGCCTCGACACGCTTTACCGAAAAACGTGGAAGGCAGAGAACCGATACACGGAGAACATCACCTCCACGCATGCGGACGCCTGGATGGAAGAGTTAGCGGAGACAGATTACTCTCAGAGCTACAAACACTGCTGTCAGAAAGCGGTGCAGACACTGTTCAAATGGAAACGACACGAGTTCGGTAACTCGATCGAATGGGAACCGAAACTATCGTTCGCATCGCGATCGCTACACAACCCGCGCGATTTCCTCACGCGTAACGAGCGGGAGCGCGTTCGGGAGGCCGCGCTCGAATACAGAGGTATTCCCGATTACGACGCCATCACGCCGGACGAGCGCGAGCACTGGTGGCGGTACCTCGCACAGCGATTGGGAAAGCCAAAGGAAGACGTGACGGTAGACGACTGGGAAGCCACGAACGGTTGGAAGATCCCGTCGCTACTGTGGACGACGCTGGACGTCGGACTGCGACCGATCGAAGTGCGGCGAGCGACGACGTCGTGGATAGACACGACGAACAGCGTAGTGCGGATTCCGAAGGAAGACTCGGCGAAGAACACGGATCACTGGCGGTGTAGCTTGTCGGATCGAACGGTGATAGCGGTCGAACGGTGGCTCGAAGAACGGAACTGTCGGGAGAAATACGAGAACACCGAGCAACTCTGGCTCACCCGGTTCGAAAACCCGTATTCGACCGGATCACTGAACCGAATATTTCGAGAGATCTGTGCGGAAGCCGGAATCGCAGTGGAGGACCGCGACTTGACGTGGTACTCGATGCGTCACAGCGTCGGGACGTACATGGCGAACGAATTGACGGTGAAAGCGGCCGCAGCACAGTTACGCCATCGATCGATCAGATCCACGTTGCGGTACGATCGAGCGCCGATCGAGGAGCGAAAGGCGGCACTCGAGCAGATGGAGTGA
- a CDS encoding DUF6653 family protein yields MSTKRASPLADLREIFWRRHSNPKSGWSRTLLLPAILTGIYHRNWRLVIGAVVFAVLNPLLFAPPENDDAWMTRVVLTEQWWTDEMNRGVLSASYPNVLNLLNVPLSAYALVAAYRRQPYRAIVAGVLSMGLKFLFVGALVRRYDAR; encoded by the coding sequence ATGTCGACTAAGAGAGCATCTCCTCTGGCTGATCTGAGAGAAATCTTCTGGCGCCGTCACTCCAATCCGAAAAGCGGGTGGAGCCGGACCCTGTTGTTGCCCGCCATTCTCACCGGAATCTATCATCGGAACTGGCGGCTCGTAATCGGCGCTGTCGTGTTCGCGGTCCTCAATCCGCTCCTGTTCGCTCCGCCGGAGAACGACGACGCGTGGATGACTCGGGTCGTGCTGACGGAGCAGTGGTGGACCGACGAGATGAATCGCGGGGTCCTCAGTGCGTCGTATCCGAACGTGCTCAACCTACTCAACGTTCCCTTGTCGGCCTACGCTCTCGTCGCTGCGTACCGCCGACAACCGTACCGAGCAATTGTCGCCGGCGTGCTTTCGATGGGACTCAAGTTCTTGTTTGTCGGTGCCCTCGTCCGGCGGTACGATGCTCGTTAG
- a CDS encoding DUF5518 domain-containing protein codes for MTQVNSLSERLDEAWQYALLGGLASLPFTATSYWQTGSKISLGAVFFGGILAGFLAKRKTGTSSDVGVRVGIIGGLPAVWLIVDLLAASGGLDGPLWFIAIGLIFLIGFAAVVTVFAFGLAALIGTAGARVGGWLADFGSRRRPPGAGS; via the coding sequence ATGACACAAGTTAATTCGCTTTCGGAAAGATTGGACGAAGCATGGCAGTATGCACTCCTTGGCGGTCTCGCTTCGCTCCCGTTCACGGCCACCAGTTACTGGCAGACGGGATCCAAAATATCGCTCGGTGCAGTGTTCTTCGGTGGGATCCTCGCCGGGTTTCTAGCCAAGCGTAAGACTGGGACGAGTAGCGATGTCGGCGTCCGCGTTGGGATCATCGGCGGACTGCCGGCGGTCTGGTTGATCGTTGACCTCCTCGCCGCTTCGGGCGGTCTGGATGGTCCTTTGTGGTTCATCGCTATTGGACTTATATTCCTGATTGGTTTCGCGGCTGTAGTTACCGTGTTCGCGTTCGGATTAGCCGCGCTCATCGGCACTGCTGGTGCACGAGTTGGCGGTTGGCTTGCCGATTTCGGCAGTCGTCGTCGCCCGCCCGGTGCTGGCAGTTGA
- a CDS encoding TM2 domain-containing protein has protein sequence MVKNRPPADDNGHQAQAIADKSTPMAVLLALVLSPVAYYYVGRTKLAVINLLTLNYLLLGIVVVPIHVYKIINDAQNERDDQTEDW, from the coding sequence ATGGTGAAGAATAGGCCCCCAGCTGATGATAACGGACATCAAGCTCAGGCGATTGCAGACAAATCTACGCCGATGGCGGTCCTGCTAGCACTCGTACTTTCGCCGGTCGCGTACTACTACGTCGGCCGGACGAAGCTGGCAGTGATTAACTTACTGACGCTCAATTACCTGCTGCTGGGCATCGTAGTTGTCCCGATCCACGTGTATAAGATCATCAACGACGCCCAGAACGAACGAGACGACCAAACCGAAGACTGGTAG
- a CDS encoding ATP-binding protein: MISPVEMFAAIVLDVGAVALLAWTTWFAIRLRDRPSAPPFITILALLTTMGILSVLAELPGISAIPFLSPVIDFGQLGVGIIIPGVWVVYALSYTGRGTGLTRWRVAMFLGIAIPIILSAVVIAIQPPMSVTRPLIASFFGTEIMFLLGLFSYGTYLLLRHGWNHARISRLQIVIVASMVAAPYYAGGAGSSEPIADGVTVGLLVSSGLAAIAVRRYPVMTGFPKADYVARTRVVEALREGVVVLDWEDHVLDANATIAELFDRSPASMIGEPIHSIVDGLEGKDLSAGATGTVTLQTTKGRRRFQFSVSAVDDAKADAEGETDPVARIVLLRDVTDRQTREQRLSVLNRVLRHNVRNELDVVLAYADRIDDEDVRSGVRDSATDLVELSDKARKAEGVMTASADSPEPVDLVAVASDVVKEYRTADRPCEVSLFCPDELVVSSHQSVVRQVLSELVDNAVEHADSPHVEVTVRTGPDGVAEIRVADDGPGIPDRERKILDAGPETQLEHGNGIGLWFVNWAVAQLGGDLSFRENDPTGSVVTVRLYDTRYEL; this comes from the coding sequence ATGATCTCGCCCGTCGAGATGTTCGCGGCCATCGTTCTGGATGTAGGTGCCGTTGCATTGCTGGCCTGGACAACTTGGTTCGCCATTAGATTGCGAGATCGGCCCAGTGCGCCCCCCTTCATTACCATTCTGGCCCTTTTGACGACCATGGGGATACTCTCGGTACTGGCAGAACTCCCCGGCATATCGGCAATTCCGTTTTTGTCACCGGTCATCGACTTCGGCCAACTCGGCGTCGGGATCATCATCCCGGGAGTGTGGGTCGTGTATGCGCTCAGTTACACCGGCCGAGGCACCGGTCTAACGCGGTGGCGCGTCGCCATGTTTCTGGGGATCGCGATCCCAATCATTCTGAGCGCCGTTGTCATCGCCATCCAACCCCCGATGTCTGTGACCAGACCACTGATCGCCTCGTTTTTCGGGACAGAGATCATGTTTCTGTTGGGACTGTTCTCATATGGGACATACCTCTTGCTCCGACACGGCTGGAACCACGCTCGCATCTCGAGGCTACAAATCGTGATCGTGGCTTCGATGGTCGCGGCACCGTATTACGCGGGCGGGGCGGGGAGTAGCGAACCCATCGCCGACGGCGTGACCGTCGGCCTCCTCGTTTCCAGCGGATTGGCCGCGATTGCAGTACGGCGCTACCCGGTGATGACCGGCTTTCCCAAGGCCGATTACGTCGCTCGAACACGCGTCGTTGAGGCGCTTCGGGAGGGAGTCGTTGTACTCGATTGGGAAGATCACGTGCTCGATGCCAACGCGACGATCGCGGAACTGTTCGATCGGTCTCCGGCGTCAATGATCGGCGAACCGATCCACTCGATCGTCGACGGACTCGAGGGGAAGGATCTCTCGGCAGGCGCTACTGGGACGGTCACTCTTCAGACGACGAAAGGGCGCCGACGGTTCCAGTTCAGCGTCTCGGCAGTCGATGACGCTAAAGCCGACGCCGAAGGGGAAACTGACCCGGTCGCTAGAATTGTGCTGTTGCGGGACGTGACCGACCGCCAAACGCGCGAACAGCGGCTCTCGGTCCTCAACCGCGTCCTCCGACATAACGTCCGGAACGAACTGGATGTCGTCCTCGCGTACGCCGATCGCATCGACGACGAAGACGTTCGGAGTGGGGTCCGAGACAGCGCGACTGACCTCGTCGAACTCAGTGACAAGGCTCGGAAGGCCGAAGGCGTGATGACTGCCAGTGCGGACTCCCCGGAACCAGTCGACCTTGTGGCCGTCGCGTCGGATGTCGTCAAAGAGTATCGAACTGCAGACCGGCCATGCGAAGTTTCGCTGTTCTGCCCAGACGAGCTGGTAGTTTCGTCGCATCAATCCGTCGTCCGACAGGTGCTATCGGAACTCGTGGATAACGCGGTCGAACACGCAGACTCTCCCCACGTCGAGGTTACCGTTCGGACGGGCCCCGACGGAGTTGCCGAAATCCGTGTCGCCGACGACGGTCCGGGGATTCCGGATCGAGAACGGAAAATTCTGGACGCCGGACCGGAGACGCAACTCGAACACGGGAACGGCATCGGACTCTGGTTCGTTAACTGGGCCGTCGCACAACTAGGCGGCGATCTTTCGTTTCGCGAGAACGATCCGACGGGGAGCGTTGTGACCGTCCGCCTCTATGATACCAGATACGAATTGTGA
- a CDS encoding ABC transporter permease — translation MSWRDVAHKDIHDASRSLTLWGLFGFLSLLFIGYAVAYAYSGDETFVGFVAGIVAIVDPVLPVLGILLGYRAISDERNDGSLLLSMSLPQSRTELLVGKALGRTIVLLVPTLLGLSIAGLYAALRYGTKGVIAYPWFLFATVLYGASFVAVAVALSASTTNDRRITLGAVGAYVLMAVLWRRLISFGVAFLHRFDLSLGTPDWALFLQLAEPGESYARLLRAGFDIDRASRYAVDGVPMFVDWWAALVLLLIWIAVPLAAGYRRFGSSDL, via the coding sequence ATGAGCTGGCGAGATGTAGCGCACAAGGACATTCACGACGCCAGCCGATCCCTGACGCTCTGGGGACTGTTTGGATTCCTATCGCTCCTGTTCATCGGCTACGCCGTTGCGTACGCCTACTCCGGTGACGAGACGTTCGTGGGGTTCGTCGCCGGTATCGTCGCGATTGTCGACCCCGTCCTACCGGTGCTTGGTATTTTGCTGGGCTACCGTGCGATCTCCGACGAGCGGAACGACGGGAGCCTCTTGCTCTCGATGTCGCTCCCGCAATCACGTACGGAATTGCTCGTTGGAAAGGCGCTGGGCCGGACAATCGTGTTGCTGGTACCGACGCTTCTCGGATTGTCAATCGCCGGGCTCTACGCGGCGCTGCGGTACGGAACCAAGGGTGTGATCGCGTATCCGTGGTTCCTCTTCGCAACCGTCCTTTACGGCGCGTCGTTCGTCGCGGTCGCCGTTGCGCTTTCAGCGTCGACAACGAACGACCGCCGAATTACCCTCGGCGCTGTTGGGGCATACGTGCTAATGGCGGTTCTCTGGCGCCGCCTCATCTCATTTGGCGTCGCATTCCTCCACCGTTTCGACCTCAGCTTGGGAACGCCCGACTGGGCGCTGTTTCTCCAGTTAGCCGAACCCGGCGAATCGTACGCCAGACTCTTGCGCGCAGGGTTCGACATTGACCGAGCAAGTCGATACGCCGTGGACGGAGTGCCGATGTTCGTCGACTGGTGGGCCGCACTGGTGTTGCTCCTCATCTGGATCGCGGTTCCGCTGGCAGCCGGCTACCGTCGGTTCGGGTCCAGTGATCTATGA
- a CDS encoding ABC transporter permease subunit — MNWQTIARTDSALAVKPRSTHLLLGLPVVTILAAAYLYPLLGADPITTARFAGFVDSWLATVIPLTGILLGYDAVVGERESGALLLSLSLPHGRDDFVLGKVLSRVGLLSGAILAAMVVGAGLVVYPFGQLVVVRFCGFVATTVAFGAIWTNLGIAASLSTATKQRASVLAFGLFFLFVMVWDGIASALQFGLNRVGLTDGPLPGPVQFIFDLEPGAVFQRVTAGFLDPGTSVDGPWYLSEWVALVVFVLWLIGPLALTYSRFAGSDLS, encoded by the coding sequence ATGAACTGGCAGACCATCGCCCGAACAGATAGCGCGCTCGCCGTGAAGCCACGATCGACCCACCTACTGCTCGGGCTGCCGGTCGTGACGATTCTCGCAGCAGCATACCTTTACCCGTTGCTCGGCGCTGATCCGATCACGACTGCGCGCTTTGCCGGGTTTGTCGATAGCTGGCTCGCGACCGTCATTCCCCTAACCGGTATCTTACTAGGCTATGATGCGGTCGTGGGTGAGCGTGAATCCGGCGCGCTGTTGCTCTCGCTGTCGCTGCCGCACGGACGGGATGACTTCGTCCTTGGAAAGGTCCTCAGCCGCGTCGGACTATTGAGCGGCGCTATCCTCGCTGCGATGGTTGTCGGTGCGGGACTCGTCGTTTATCCGTTCGGCCAACTTGTCGTCGTGCGGTTTTGCGGCTTCGTCGCGACGACCGTCGCCTTCGGGGCGATCTGGACGAATCTCGGGATCGCCGCGTCACTTTCGACCGCAACCAAACAGCGTGCGTCTGTACTCGCGTTCGGACTGTTCTTCTTGTTCGTGATGGTCTGGGACGGTATCGCTAGTGCCCTCCAATTCGGGCTGAATCGGGTCGGCCTCACCGATGGCCCCCTTCCAGGTCCCGTTCAGTTCATTTTCGATCTCGAGCCCGGCGCCGTCTTCCAGCGAGTGACTGCAGGCTTTCTCGATCCGGGTACCAGTGTCGACGGTCCCTGGTATCTTAGCGAGTGGGTCGCGCTCGTCGTCTTCGTCCTCTGGTTAATCGGACCTCTGGCACTGACTTATAGCCGGTTCGCCGGCAGTGATCTGTCATGA
- a CDS encoding ABC transporter ATP-binding protein has translation MTAISVNGLSKRYATITALDRVSLSVEEGEIFGFLGPNGAGKSTFINILLDFARPTDGTAELFGHDCQSEGVAARERVGVLPEGYSVFDRLTGLQHIEYAVRSKNADDDPIEILDRVGVREAADRRASDYSKGMKQRLVLGMSLVDDPDLLILDEPTSGLDPNGAAEIRSILREESERGATIFFSSHILEQVEAICDRVAILQEGELVAVDSIDGLRQSIGGGTKLLIDVNELDDSTAEAVRTVDGVETATVRDGSTLEVTCTNDAKMNVMVELQGLGGDVVNFRTEEASLEDMFVAYTGGRRE, from the coding sequence ATGACGGCAATCTCCGTCAACGGACTGTCGAAGCGGTACGCAACTATCACAGCGCTCGATCGGGTCTCACTCTCCGTCGAGGAGGGTGAAATTTTCGGGTTTCTTGGCCCGAACGGCGCCGGCAAGTCTACGTTCATTAATATTCTGCTGGACTTCGCGCGGCCGACTGACGGAACAGCCGAACTGTTCGGTCACGACTGCCAGTCAGAGGGCGTCGCAGCCCGTGAACGCGTCGGCGTGCTCCCCGAGGGGTACTCGGTGTTCGACCGGCTCACCGGCCTCCAACATATCGAGTACGCCGTTCGGTCCAAAAACGCCGACGACGATCCAATAGAGATCCTCGATCGCGTCGGCGTCCGGGAGGCAGCCGACCGGCGGGCCAGCGACTACTCTAAGGGGATGAAACAGCGCCTCGTACTGGGGATGTCACTCGTCGACGATCCCGATCTGTTGATCCTCGACGAACCGACGTCGGGGCTAGACCCGAACGGTGCTGCCGAGATTCGGTCGATCCTCCGTGAGGAGAGCGAGCGCGGCGCCACGATATTCTTTTCCAGCCATATTCTCGAGCAGGTCGAAGCGATCTGCGACCGCGTCGCTATCCTGCAGGAAGGCGAACTCGTCGCTGTCGACTCGATCGACGGACTCCGGCAGTCGATCGGCGGCGGCACCAAGCTCCTGATCGACGTCAACGAACTGGACGATTCCACGGCCGAGGCAGTCCGAACCGTTGACGGCGTTGAGACGGCGACGGTCCGCGATGGATCGACGCTCGAGGTGACCTGCACGAACGACGCGAAGATGAACGTCATGGTCGAACTTCAGGGTCTGGGGGGGGACGTGGTGAATTTCCGGACCGAGGAAGCTTCACTCGAAGATATGTTCGTCGCGTACACTGGGGGCCGTCGAGAATGA
- a CDS encoding sensor histidine kinase, translating to MTDNQNDARAEGPDAVAIDAVPKPVVGYKISSGDPEIATTNDAFEAEFSAVSDGASVREWLLRNCAVDEETAADACAALTDGGALEVETRVQSVDEPNAEPQPVRLRSFGESDGGDAVDGYVLVTKLAPTSADKVELNRVASVITHDLRNPLDVAKAHLQAARETGESSHFDQVEDAHDRMEQIIRDALALARGGRALDITESVAIDTVAADAWATVDTGTASLSVAESLPQINADSDRLQRLFENLFRNAVEHGPAGSPNATEPDRDEAVRVRVESIDGGFLVADDGSGIPVSERERVFEPGYSSTETGSGTGLGLTIVEQIARAHDWTVSVEEGSRGGARFEFRSIADDD from the coding sequence GTGACAGACAACCAGAATGACGCTCGGGCGGAGGGGCCTGACGCCGTTGCGATCGATGCAGTTCCGAAACCGGTCGTCGGCTACAAAATCTCGAGCGGGGATCCAGAGATAGCAACTACGAATGATGCGTTCGAAGCAGAGTTTAGCGCGGTGTCGGATGGAGCGAGCGTCCGCGAGTGGCTGCTTCGGAACTGCGCAGTCGACGAGGAAACGGCCGCAGACGCTTGCGCCGCGCTCACCGACGGGGGCGCACTCGAAGTCGAGACCAGAGTCCAATCGGTCGACGAGCCCAACGCTGAACCACAACCGGTCCGACTTCGCAGCTTCGGTGAATCTGACGGTGGCGATGCGGTTGACGGGTATGTTCTGGTGACGAAATTAGCGCCAACGAGCGCCGATAAAGTCGAACTCAACCGGGTTGCGAGCGTCATCACTCACGACCTACGGAACCCGCTCGATGTCGCGAAGGCGCACCTTCAAGCGGCTAGGGAAACTGGTGAATCGAGTCACTTCGATCAGGTCGAGGACGCCCACGATCGGATGGAACAGATCATTCGAGACGCGCTCGCGCTGGCCCGCGGAGGGCGCGCACTCGATATAACCGAGAGCGTCGCGATCGACACGGTTGCAGCCGACGCCTGGGCAACCGTCGACACGGGAACGGCGTCACTCTCTGTCGCCGAGAGCCTGCCGCAGATCAACGCTGACTCCGACAGGCTGCAGCGGCTGTTCGAGAACCTATTCCGGAACGCCGTTGAACACGGTCCAGCAGGCAGTCCGAACGCGACCGAACCGGACCGCGACGAAGCGGTCCGCGTCCGGGTTGAGAGCATCGACGGCGGGTTTCTCGTTGCCGACGACGGATCTGGAATCCCAGTCAGCGAGCGCGAACGAGTGTTCGAGCCTGGCTACTCGTCGACCGAGACGGGGAGCGGAACTGGCCTCGGGTTGACGATCGTCGAGCAGATTGCCCGCGCGCACGACTGGACCGTCTCGGTCGAAGAGGGATC